The genomic stretch GAGTTTGCCAAGACTTTGATCGAGTCTGaggaagaagagtccatgcagaTCGTGTTGGAATTAATTAAGGTGCCGGCGAGAGATGCTTGATTCAGTTAGTGTTGATTCTTGATTTCTCAAATGGGAACTACGATAACGATGTTTTCAGCCTCATTCATTTAGTAATCATCGTAGTTGAACAAATATAGTACTTGGTTGGTTCGGTtgttgtgtttgtgtttatTGGTTTGGGACCGAATTGTTGGTTAAATTATTTGGTTTGATTCATTCTCAAATAGGATTTGTGGTGATTGGATTGATAGAGGTGATATATAGTTTATTGGGGTTTTAGAATAGCCGGTTCACGATTTCAATGGTGGAACTACAGTCGGTCAAGTTCAAAAATCACCGGTTTAAGTTTTCAATAATCGGGCAAGATAACATATTTTATTGTTCCGATTTTGAATAGATAATCCATTGTCTGGTTCATAATTGGGggtttttttagttttgtttcGGACTATTCAACGATGTTCCACAATTTTCACAATATTTTCTAGTTCAAAAATATTAGAGCCGGTTCAGGTTAGGCCCATCAAGGACGATTATGATTCAAAAACCAACACCGCTAGTTTGTTCCAATTTGAACCGGCGATTCTGATTTAACCACGGATCCCAGATTGTGTTTATTTAGACCCATCAAGGACAGTTGCGGTTCAAAaaccaaaaccgccggtttagttTCTGGCCAAACCGAAGGGGTGCATGATGCATACAATTACTAGTACTTTTTTTCCAATTAATCATATAAACAACTGAGGTATTCAGAGTTTGAATCCGTCATCAAGTGTAGCACGTATGGTTGCTGATGCCATTTTACACCTGCAAATTCTTGCCGAAAAAGGGCATCTTTCCACCTGCAAATGTCCAAATCTTTCACACTAATAGACGCTGTAATTAAAAACATAGATAGATACAAGCCAACATCAGACAGTAACAAGTAAGTCTGATTGTGCAAGCATTACATCCAACTTGAGTAATAAACTAGAAATTTGGAACTCAAATGGATATTCATACCACCTGCACACTAGAGCTGCTCAACTCCCCTACTCTATGCTATAGTAACCATTCatgatacatttaattataacaAAACAATGGATCACCAGTTTTGCCTCCTAAGGATCCCCATGCCCTGTCACTTCGTCCTCGCTTTCGCTCCGCCCGTCGCTGTAGGCCTCGTTGTCACTCACTTCCTCGCCACTCGCGCTATTATCATCACCTTGATGCTTCTTTGCATACCGGTCACAATACTCTGGATCACGCGAGAAAACAATTGTGAGAAATTTATGTGTAGCAATAGCAACTCACCATTTACGGGCATTCTCCTTTTGAGGCAGAGTGAAAGGACGTACCTTTGACTTTTTGGTCGTATTGCTCTTTGTCTTTCATCATCAGAGATGCGGCATCACCGTTGAGTGGGTCCGAAGGGTTAGGATAGAGTAGAAGCTGGGGGAGGAAAACCTCGAAAACATTCAACAGATCTGCATATGGATATACATTTTGTTAAGCCAATGCAAATGTCGGTCTCGTGAAATAATTCGATACAAATATAGTCGTGAAACAGCAATGGAGCTGGGATTTTAAAGTGATGGAGCCCGAATTTGTAAATGTCGGGATCTGTAATCAACTGATTTGAGCTTACCATACATTGGACTCCACGACTGGTTGATGACATCCAAGCATACCGAACCCGACCTATCATCCAAATATTTGAACAGATAAACATGATAAATGTACATGAAACAGCTGCTAAAGggtcataaaattaaatgatactCCATGATAAATAGATTTCAGGTATACTCTCCAAGTGCCAAAGTTAGTGTATATAATAACAGAACCACTAAGTAACTTTTTGCGTATCCACATCCGAATTGTTCACATGCATCAAAAGGCAGTTCCGTGATTGAAAGTTAGCAGGAAGAGGCTTATATTCCTCTGAAACAGCTTCAACGAAAAACGCATGGGAACTTACAGCTCGTCAACATTGGGGTGGAAGATTTTGTTGACGAACCCAATCGAAGGAGATTTGTAAGGATAAGCATCTGGAAGTTCCACGCGAACTTTCCAAACTCCACCTTCGTACAGACCTACAATCGCAATACCACCCTCCTCAAACTTGTGATCAATTTTATCGGAACTCCAAAATTATCCATAATCAGTCAATGATTTATGTACCAAAAGCGTCTACATGAACTAATAATCACTTCCAAGAAGGCCAAACAGAGTAAAGTTATGCACTGAGAAGTATAagcaacaaacaaaaaatattgtgaataaaaatttaatctAGTTGTGATATTGTCAATTAGGTTGTTCATAAAAGGATAGAAATCAGAAAATGAAAGTGACAAATATTTAAACAATATCGCCAACACGATAACAAAACTCTCAAGTGTAGAAAATGAAGTCATATCAAATGGAAGCGATCGCATGCTAAAGTAGGGTGGCATTACTTTCTTTTGGGCCATGAAATTCCACATTGAACTCGTTGATGCCATCATTTATGGGCTCCACGGTGTAGTCACTCATCATTCTACAACAGAAACATTAGGTTAGGTAAAAGAATTCCGAGTTCCCATTATTAGCTACAACCTCCAAACTATAGATATCTCCGATGAATGCAACGTGAAGAGGGAAATATTAATCTATTGTTGGTCAATCAGAATGGTGAACACGAACTGGATAACCGTAGAGATGGTTGTTAGAAGTAGAGAAACTATCCAAAAACCACTTACAATTTCATGACATCCATGTCACGCCTTTTGCTGGGAGAAGACATTTTGTCTAAGAGCTATCCTTCGACTGCAAAACAAGGAAAATGTGAAAACAGATTTAAAAAGTTTACAACTTCAAGAAAGAATAGTAAAGAGTGAAAAAAGAATGGAACCATCACAAATTCATGCTAATGTCTTGCAGAATTTTCTAGAAACAAAACCTTGAATTGCAGGTTTGAGAAAGCAACATATAGATATCTATTACTACTTAAAAAACTAAACTCCAACTTAATTAGAAGACCATTTGCCAGTAGAAAACAACGAAACTAGAAAGCGCTAGCTAATTAATTTTGCATCGTGAGAAGAAAGAGCTTGAGACATCTGCAGTTTGGTGGAATCTCCACCTTGCAATTGCAATTAAGAGCACTGAAACTATAAATAAAAGATCCATAT from Salvia splendens isolate huo1 chromosome 15, SspV2, whole genome shotgun sequence encodes the following:
- the LOC121769276 gene encoding ubiquitin-conjugating enzyme E2 4-like, yielding MSSPSKRRDMDVMKLMMSDYTVEPINDGINEFNVEFHGPKESLYEGGVWKVRVELPDAYPYKSPSIGFVNKIFHPNVDELSGSVCLDVINQSWSPMYDLLNVFEVFLPQLLLYPNPSDPLNGDAASLMMKDKEQYDQKVKEYCDRYAKKHQGDDNSASGEEVSDNEAYSDGRSESEDEVTGHGDP